In a genomic window of Sporosarcina trichiuri:
- the rsgA gene encoding ribosome small subunit-dependent GTPase A, with protein MPEGQIRKALSGFYYVNDEGATVRSRGRGVFRKRKITPLVGDWVTYVQEGGEDATITEIHPRKNELVRPPVSNVDIALLAVSIVEPAFSPGLLDRFLVLVESHGIEPIICLTKKDKAAAAELETAEQWAGYYRSIGYPVLMTSIGDPEILDLLNPYLKGKTAVLAGQSGVGKSTLLNTLLPELLLETGVISESLGRGKHTTRHVELHEVAGGLVADTPGFSSLEFDTMEKEELGSCFPEIAAASEQCKFRGCLHLKEPSCEVKRQVGSGQILQSRYDNYLQFLQEIMDRKPRY; from the coding sequence ATGCCGGAAGGACAAATTCGAAAAGCGCTCAGCGGTTTTTATTACGTGAACGATGAAGGGGCCACGGTCCGTTCCCGGGGACGCGGCGTATTCCGGAAACGGAAAATCACCCCGCTCGTCGGCGATTGGGTGACCTATGTGCAAGAAGGCGGAGAAGACGCCACAATCACCGAAATCCACCCGAGAAAGAATGAACTGGTGCGCCCCCCTGTTTCCAATGTGGACATCGCGCTGCTGGCTGTTTCCATCGTCGAGCCGGCGTTCAGTCCCGGACTGCTGGACCGGTTTCTCGTGCTTGTCGAATCGCACGGAATCGAGCCCATCATCTGCCTGACCAAGAAGGACAAAGCTGCGGCTGCGGAATTGGAAACTGCAGAACAGTGGGCCGGCTACTACAGATCCATCGGCTATCCGGTCCTTATGACGTCAATCGGCGATCCGGAAATCCTTGACCTCCTCAACCCTTATTTGAAAGGGAAGACAGCGGTTCTTGCCGGCCAGTCGGGTGTCGGGAAATCGACGCTGCTGAATACGCTGCTGCCGGAGCTGCTGCTCGAGACAGGGGTGATTTCGGAATCCCTCGGGCGCGGTAAGCATACGACCCGTCATGTTGAACTGCATGAAGTGGCAGGCGGTCTTGTTGCGGATACGCCGGGCTTCAGCTCACTCGAGTTCGACACGATGGAAAAAGAGGAGCTGGGCAGCTGTTTCCCGGAAATCGCGGCCGCGTCCGAGCAGTGCAAATTCAGAGGCTGTCTGCATTTGAAAGAGCCTTCCTGTGAAGTGAAGCGGCAGGTGGGATCCGGTCAGATCCTGCAGAGCCGCTACGATAACTACCTGCAGTTCCTGCAGGAAATCATGGACAGAAAGCCGAGGTATTAA